Proteins encoded by one window of Acinonyx jubatus isolate Ajub_Pintada_27869175 chromosome X, VMU_Ajub_asm_v1.0, whole genome shotgun sequence:
- the LOC113597795 gene encoding small integral membrane protein 10-like protein 2A encodes MAASAALSAAAAAAALSGLALRLSRSAAARGSYGAFCKGLTRTLITFFDLAWRLRMNFPYFYVVASVMLNVRLQVRIE; translated from the coding sequence ATGGCGGCGTCCGCGGCTCtgtcggcggcggcggcggcggcggccctgTCAGGCCTGGCGCTGCGGCTGTCGCGCTCGGCAGCGGCCCGCGGCTCGTACGGCGCCTTCTGCAAGGGGCTCACGCGCACCCTGATCACCTTCTTCGACCTGGCCTGGCGGCTGCGCATGAACTTCCCCTACTTCTACGTGGTGGCCTCGGTGATGCTCAACGTCCGCCTGCAGGTGCGGATCGAGTGA